In Chryseobacterium lactis, a single genomic region encodes these proteins:
- a CDS encoding DUF3871 family protein: MDMKNKINPASLEEAFDVEISKTTNIIEINHRNTSIPPDLQLKRVNDLSDNKSLGNIFLDNEDFEDAEIFYPSRMNIPDQPKGESSTVDNKPESLNVVQASFMSNLKVESHSTDMTAGNNQPSPFIMANTLEATLHHLQNDCIIPVFSRDNEKTIAHQEFIECIISAVNKTFPYQSITAPEIRVSHQIKGRTPSAIYKPVKELLEHEKTNYYERMAFIIKVPSITEIVNGNELSLTIGGVRAYNQENLYSKKSLEKFKFFIGFQNKVCCNLCVSTDGFLEDIRTSNANDLYSKAVETIQNYNAELHLIEMKELTQDYLSEHQFAQLIGKSRLYQHLPKTEKQNIPLLNFNDSHINTMAKDYYEDKNFCREDNGRINLWDVYNLFTQANKSSYIDTFLDRNLNAFEFTKGIQKALNGNSDYHWFLS, translated from the coding sequence ATGGATATGAAAAATAAAATTAACCCTGCTTCTCTAGAGGAAGCATTTGATGTAGAGATTTCAAAAACTACTAACATAATAGAGATAAATCATAGGAATACTTCTATTCCACCTGATTTACAGCTTAAGAGAGTGAATGATTTATCTGATAATAAATCTCTAGGTAATATTTTCCTTGATAATGAGGATTTTGAAGATGCAGAAATATTCTATCCAAGCAGGATGAATATTCCTGACCAGCCCAAAGGTGAATCCAGCACAGTAGATAATAAGCCTGAATCTTTAAATGTAGTTCAGGCTTCTTTTATGTCCAATCTCAAAGTAGAAAGTCACTCTACTGATATGACTGCTGGAAATAATCAGCCCAGCCCATTTATTATGGCTAATACACTGGAAGCTACATTACATCACTTACAGAATGATTGTATTATTCCTGTATTCTCTAGAGACAATGAAAAAACTATTGCTCATCAGGAATTTATAGAATGTATTATCAGTGCTGTAAATAAAACTTTTCCTTACCAAAGCATTACAGCCCCTGAAATTAGGGTATCTCATCAAATTAAAGGCAGAACTCCTTCAGCTATTTATAAGCCTGTAAAAGAGCTTTTAGAGCATGAAAAGACTAACTATTATGAAAGAATGGCATTTATTATTAAAGTTCCTTCTATTACTGAAATAGTGAATGGTAATGAACTTTCTCTAACTATTGGTGGAGTAAGAGCATACAATCAGGAGAATCTCTACAGTAAGAAATCCTTAGAAAAGTTCAAGTTCTTCATTGGATTTCAGAATAAAGTATGTTGTAACCTTTGTGTATCTACAGATGGATTCCTTGAAGACATAAGAACTTCTAATGCTAATGATTTATACAGCAAAGCAGTAGAAACTATACAGAACTATAATGCAGAGCTACATCTCATAGAGATGAAGGAGCTTACACAGGATTATCTATCAGAACATCAATTTGCCCAGCTTATAGGTAAGAGTAGGTTGTATCAACATTTACCTAAAACAGAGAAACAGAATATTCCTCTACTTAATTTCAATGACAGCCATATTAATACTATGGCTAAGGATTACTATGAGGATAAGAATTTCTGTAGAGAAGATAATGGAAGGATTAATCTCTGGGATGTTTATAATCTTTTTACACAAGCTAATAAAAGTAGTTATATAGATACTTTCCTTGACAGAAATTTGAATGCCTTTGAGTTTACTAAGGGTATTCAGAAAGCACTTAATGGTAATTCAGATTATCATTGGTTTTTGAGTTAG
- a CDS encoding AAA family ATPase yields the protein MQLKQSQRKKVKLRLGLSGASGFGKTKSALLLAYGMTQDWSKIAVIDTENSSASLYSDLGNYNVLDLQAPYSPERYIQAIELCENSGIEVIIIDSITHEWNGTGGCLDIHEKLGGRFQDWANVTPRHQAFINKILQSTCHVITTTRRKIDYSLDVASNGKTQVVKHGTKEITRDGFEYELTINFELVNENHLAKASKDRTGLFMNRPEFIITSETGKMILDWCNSGIKSENESIPMEIPSQIQQRVSTEEEVYKAILGCNSIAELLTLYKEFPQYHKTLKPDFEARKTLLIHSTNPNNQFSRNGYEK from the coding sequence ATGCAATTAAAACAATCACAAAGAAAAAAAGTAAAACTCAGATTAGGATTATCTGGTGCTTCTGGATTTGGAAAAACCAAATCAGCCTTATTATTAGCCTATGGAATGACACAGGATTGGAGTAAAATAGCTGTTATAGATACAGAAAATTCCTCTGCTTCTTTATATTCAGACTTAGGGAATTACAATGTATTGGATTTACAAGCTCCTTATTCTCCTGAAAGATACATACAGGCCATAGAACTATGTGAAAACTCTGGAATTGAAGTAATTATTATAGATTCTATTACCCATGAGTGGAATGGTACAGGTGGATGTCTTGATATTCATGAAAAGTTGGGAGGAAGATTCCAAGACTGGGCTAATGTTACACCAAGACATCAGGCTTTTATTAATAAGATATTACAGTCAACATGCCATGTCATAACCACTACAAGAAGAAAGATAGACTATTCTCTAGATGTAGCTAGTAATGGAAAAACCCAAGTAGTAAAGCATGGTACTAAGGAAATTACCAGAGATGGCTTTGAATATGAACTTACTATTAATTTTGAGCTAGTGAATGAGAACCATTTAGCAAAGGCTAGTAAAGACAGGACAGGACTCTTCATGAACAGACCTGAATTTATCATTACCTCTGAAACAGGAAAGATGATTTTAGATTGGTGTAATTCAGGCATAAAATCTGAAAATGAATCTATTCCTATGGAAATTCCTTCCCAAATTCAGCAGAGAGTCTCTACAGAAGAAGAGGTATATAAAGCTATTCTGGGATGTAATTCTATAGCTGAACTTTTAACTTTATATAAAGAGTTTCCCCAATATCATAAGACTTTAAAGCCAGACTTTGAAGCTAGGAAAACATTATTAATTCACTCAACTAACCCTAATAATCAATTCAGTAGAAATGGATATGAAAAATAA
- a CDS encoding site-specific integrase: protein MKLSILFLIRRNRINTKGVCAIECRITLDSQRKPFSTGVFINPNSWNAAKQKAFPPNKINNQINTQLSLIKQDINQAFLFLQVQEKDFDVDDIYKQYKGENIKQDKSITEMFLLHITKQEKLIGISTTKVSVAKFYQTQAHVKSFIKHQYKKSDYLLIDMTMAFITEFEFYLKAEKQFKQNTVHKTIQRFKQIVKLAVGLDYLAKDPFLLYKNKKPKKQVVFLSKEELEALEKYQFASERLQQVADMFIFCCYTGLAYTEMSNLKANDIQTGYDSNKWIHIHRQKTKRDYDIPLLSKAESILNKYRTETQLLPVITNQKFNSYLKEIAEIVGINKTLTHHIARKTFASTILLYNDVPMEIVSELLGHSEIGITQQHYAKVVKEKVGEQMNRLNSKLQ, encoded by the coding sequence ATGAAACTTTCAATACTATTTTTAATCAGAAGAAACAGAATTAACACAAAAGGAGTCTGTGCAATTGAATGTAGAATCACTTTAGACAGCCAAAGAAAACCTTTCTCAACAGGTGTTTTTATAAACCCAAATTCTTGGAATGCTGCAAAGCAAAAGGCATTTCCTCCTAATAAAATAAATAATCAAATCAACACTCAACTAAGCCTGATTAAACAAGACATTAATCAGGCTTTTTTATTCCTACAAGTTCAGGAAAAGGACTTTGATGTAGATGATATTTACAAACAGTACAAAGGAGAAAATATCAAGCAGGATAAATCAATTACTGAAATGTTCCTCCTTCATATCACTAAACAGGAAAAGCTGATAGGTATTTCTACCACTAAAGTATCTGTAGCTAAGTTCTACCAGACACAGGCTCATGTAAAGTCTTTCATAAAGCATCAGTACAAAAAATCTGATTACCTTCTTATAGACATGACTATGGCATTTATTACTGAGTTTGAGTTCTATCTAAAGGCTGAGAAGCAGTTTAAGCAGAACACAGTTCATAAAACTATACAAAGATTCAAACAGATTGTTAAGTTAGCTGTAGGACTGGACTACTTAGCTAAAGACCCTTTCCTACTCTACAAGAACAAGAAACCTAAGAAACAAGTTGTATTCTTATCTAAAGAAGAGTTGGAAGCATTGGAGAAATACCAATTTGCATCTGAAAGATTACAACAAGTTGCTGATATGTTTATTTTCTGTTGTTATACTGGATTAGCATATACAGAGATGTCAAACTTAAAGGCAAATGATATTCAGACAGGCTATGATAGTAATAAGTGGATTCATATTCATAGACAGAAAACTAAGAGAGATTATGACATTCCATTGTTATCTAAAGCTGAAAGTATTTTGAATAAATACAGAACAGAAACTCAGCTTCTCCCTGTTATAACTAATCAGAAGTTCAATTCTTATCTAAAGGAGATAGCTGAGATTGTAGGTATCAATAAGACTCTTACCCATCATATAGCCAGAAAAACCTTTGCTTCCACTATTCTACTTTATAATGATGTACCTATGGAGATAGTATCTGAGCTTTTAGGTCATTCAGAGATTGGAATTACTCAGCAACATTATGCTAAGGTTGTAAAGGAAAAAGTTGGTGAACAGATGAATAGGTTAAATTCTAAATTACAGTAA
- a CDS encoding bifunctional folylpolyglutamate synthase/dihydrofolate synthase: protein MTQEQYQEAIDWLFVQMPNYQLDGQKAYKPGLDNITKLCAFFGNPQDKIKCIHIGGTNGKGSSSNMLASVLQEAGYKVGLYNSPHLIDFTERIKVNGKNCHKEFVFDFIQKLKNIPEDIRPSFFEFTTIMAFEYFHQQQADFALIEVGLGGRLDSTNIITPLVSAITNVQLDHQNILGDTIEEIAGEKAGIIKKNIPIISGDENEVVKNIIKEKAAQENAPFIDATLLHTEFISDLKGNYQQKNIRVVLAIVEELKKLQFTISEENLEAGLLNVHQNTGFIGRWFEFSKNPLTICDTGHNQAGLEYVFSQLNSIDKHKHVILGFVNDKKIDEVMSLLPENSEFYFAKPSVNRGRHPEDYENLLQEAKIFYKIFNSVQEAYLSAKERCTNEEMIFIGGSNFVVGDFLEKNLEISK from the coding sequence ATGACACAAGAACAATATCAGGAAGCCATCGACTGGCTTTTTGTACAAATGCCCAACTATCAGCTGGACGGGCAGAAAGCCTATAAGCCGGGGCTTGATAATATTACTAAGCTTTGCGCTTTCTTTGGAAATCCTCAGGATAAGATAAAGTGCATTCATATTGGCGGAACCAACGGAAAGGGATCTTCAAGCAATATGCTGGCTTCAGTACTTCAGGAAGCAGGTTATAAGGTAGGGTTATACAATTCACCCCATCTGATCGATTTCACAGAACGCATTAAAGTCAACGGAAAGAATTGCCATAAAGAATTCGTTTTTGATTTTATCCAAAAGCTTAAAAACATCCCCGAAGACATCCGCCCTTCATTTTTTGAGTTTACAACGATCATGGCTTTTGAGTATTTCCATCAGCAGCAGGCAGATTTTGCTTTGATTGAAGTTGGATTGGGAGGCAGGCTGGATTCTACCAACATTATTACACCATTAGTTTCGGCTATTACCAATGTTCAACTGGATCATCAAAACATTTTAGGAGACACTATTGAGGAGATTGCTGGAGAAAAGGCAGGAATCATCAAAAAAAACATCCCGATTATTTCTGGAGATGAAAATGAAGTGGTAAAAAATATTATCAAAGAAAAAGCGGCTCAGGAAAACGCTCCTTTTATTGATGCTACCCTACTGCACACCGAATTTATTTCTGATCTCAAAGGAAATTATCAGCAGAAGAACATCCGTGTTGTTTTGGCCATTGTTGAAGAATTAAAAAAGCTTCAGTTTACCATTTCTGAAGAAAATCTGGAAGCAGGCTTACTGAACGTTCACCAAAATACAGGATTTATTGGCCGATGGTTTGAATTTTCAAAAAATCCATTGACGATTTGTGATACAGGACACAACCAGGCAGGTTTGGAATATGTTTTTTCCCAATTGAATTCTATTGACAAGCACAAGCATGTCATTTTGGGATTTGTCAACGACAAAAAAATAGATGAAGTAATGAGTTTACTCCCTGAAAATTCTGAGTTTTATTTTGCAAAACCCTCTGTCAACCGAGGCAGGCACCCGGAAGATTATGAAAACCTACTACAAGAGGCGAAAATTTTTTATAAAATTTTCAATTCTGTACAGGAAGCCTATCTTTCTGCTAAAGAGCGCTGTACAAATGAAGAAATGATTTTTATCGGCGGAAGCAACTTTGTTGTTGGAGATTTTTTAGAAAAAAATTTGGAGATTTCTAAATAA
- a CDS encoding TolC family protein yields MKKVWIIVFGLACLGLNAQKKWSLKECVSYAVEHNLQVIQNQYNKQSQDASLKIARKGYLPSVSAGMNNSVSFGQLSLGTGSIRNDRFSNSANLGADILIYNNGRLEKNVRKAQFDVEASQYDIETIKNDISLQIAQQYLTALLNKEIVKISQSAVGNAQKQFDRAKITTDVGTTAQTVLAEAEAALAREKQNLKTAEVNVGRALFAIAQLLQLPDYKGFDVEDVNVPDALESQLQSADEVLATAYDIQPQIKAAESRIRSAEAQTEVSKTAFWPTLTASAGISSFYNNILNGATSGTTQPGLFEQYKDNFGQSVGLSLNVPIFNKGITKLQVEQSKINESLAKVTLEQQKQTVRQNVQKAQFDADANYENYLAAVEAEKSTKLALEFADKSYTAGRTTIYDVNIARNNYANAQGSVAQAKYNYLFSLKLLSFYAGIPLSL; encoded by the coding sequence ATGAAAAAAGTTTGGATTATCGTTTTTGGATTAGCCTGTTTGGGATTGAACGCCCAGAAGAAATGGTCCTTAAAAGAATGCGTAAGCTATGCAGTGGAGCATAATCTTCAGGTTATCCAAAATCAATATAACAAACAGTCTCAAGATGCTAGCCTTAAAATTGCCAGAAAAGGATATCTGCCTTCTGTTTCAGCAGGAATGAACAATTCTGTCAGCTTTGGGCAACTTTCACTAGGAACAGGAAGTATCAGAAACGACAGATTCAGTAACAGTGCTAATCTGGGAGCTGACATTTTAATATACAATAATGGAAGGCTTGAAAAAAACGTTAGAAAAGCTCAATTTGATGTAGAGGCAAGCCAATATGATATTGAAACGATCAAAAATGATATTTCTCTCCAAATCGCTCAGCAATATCTGACGGCACTTTTAAACAAAGAGATTGTGAAAATTTCTCAAAGTGCGGTAGGAAATGCTCAAAAGCAATTTGACAGGGCAAAAATAACGACAGATGTGGGAACTACTGCCCAAACTGTTTTGGCAGAAGCAGAAGCTGCTTTGGCTAGAGAAAAACAAAATCTTAAGACCGCAGAAGTGAATGTGGGAAGAGCTTTATTTGCTATTGCTCAACTTTTACAGCTTCCTGACTATAAGGGGTTTGATGTTGAAGATGTTAATGTTCCCGATGCGTTAGAGTCACAGTTGCAATCTGCTGACGAAGTATTGGCTACGGCATATGATATTCAGCCTCAGATTAAAGCTGCAGAAAGCAGGATAAGATCTGCAGAAGCGCAGACGGAAGTGAGTAAAACCGCATTCTGGCCTACACTTACAGCAAGTGCAGGAATTTCTTCCTTTTATAATAACATATTAAATGGAGCAACCAGTGGCACTACTCAGCCTGGTCTATTTGAACAATATAAAGATAATTTCGGACAGAGTGTAGGGCTTTCTCTGAATGTCCCTATTTTCAACAAAGGAATTACTAAATTGCAGGTAGAGCAATCCAAAATAAATGAAAGCCTGGCGAAAGTTACTTTGGAGCAACAAAAGCAGACGGTAAGACAAAATGTTCAAAAAGCACAGTTTGATGCCGATGCGAATTATGAAAATTACCTTGCAGCGGTAGAAGCGGAGAAGAGTACAAAATTGGCTCTTGAATTTGCTGATAAAAGCTACACTGCAGGGAGAACAACCATTTATGATGTTAATATTGCCAGAAATAATTATGCAAATGCACAGGGATCAGTAGCGCAGGCGAAATATAATTATCTTTTCAGTCTTAAACTATTGAGTTTCTATGCAGGAATTCCATTAAGTTTGTAA
- a CDS encoding SprT-like domain-containing protein, giving the protein MSIQSLEKYLPQNTLKYLRIWFSEYYIHIKVTRNRNSKLGDYRKLPDNSHEITVNSTLTPQLFFFVLTHELAHLIAFEKYGRRISPHGNEWKETFRNMLVESLEIYDEELKPIIVRFSKSPKANFMASPDLVRYFHTEKQDDNLRFIEELEKGEFFIYRNEKYLLEGLIKKNYLCKNLATGRKYSFKPLARVEKCS; this is encoded by the coding sequence ATGTCTATCCAATCGTTAGAAAAATATTTACCTCAAAATACACTTAAATATCTAAGAATTTGGTTTTCAGAGTACTATATCCACATAAAAGTTACACGAAACAGAAATTCTAAACTGGGAGATTACAGAAAACTTCCGGATAATTCTCATGAAATTACAGTAAACTCAACACTTACTCCTCAACTTTTTTTCTTTGTGCTGACTCATGAACTGGCCCATTTAATCGCCTTTGAAAAATATGGACGAAGAATCTCTCCGCATGGAAATGAATGGAAGGAAACCTTTAGAAATATGCTTGTAGAAAGCCTTGAGATCTACGATGAAGAATTAAAGCCAATTATTGTTCGTTTTTCAAAATCACCGAAGGCAAATTTCATGGCAAGTCCTGATCTGGTAAGATATTTTCACACTGAAAAACAGGATGATAACCTCCGTTTTATCGAAGAACTGGAAAAGGGAGAATTTTTTATATATCGCAACGAAAAGTATTTATTGGAAGGTCTGATCAAAAAGAACTATCTTTGTAAGAACCTGGCTACTGGAAGGAAGTATTCTTTCAAACCTTTAGCGAGAGTAGAAAAATGTAGCTAA
- a CDS encoding mannose-1-phosphate guanylyltransferase: protein MLKSDRYCVIMAGGIGSRFWPMSTQKFPKQFQDILGTGRTMIQQTYDRISKVIPKEQIFVITNKEYVALSHQQLPEIPEENIVGEPLMKNTAACNLYMANKIAEIDPDATMIVLPADHLILKEDVFLEKVELAFDVASKHDYLVTLGITPTRPDTGYGYIQFVEKKGSEYFKVKTFTEKPILEIAQSFLESGDFLWNAGIFVWNVKSIHHAFDLYLPEMMQHFMACEYNSEKENSCIETIYPKVQKISIDNGILEKAKNVYVIPSDLGWSDLGTWTSVYENTDKDNDGNAVKLKHLLAYNSKGNIIRLKNNNKAVIIDGLENYIIVDTDKALLICPRDNDQLIKDYVLDLKSFKKGERFM from the coding sequence ATGTTAAAATCAGATAGATACTGTGTGATAATGGCGGGAGGAATCGGAAGTCGGTTCTGGCCAATGAGTACGCAGAAATTTCCAAAACAGTTTCAGGATATTTTAGGGACTGGCCGTACGATGATTCAGCAAACTTATGACAGAATCAGTAAGGTAATTCCTAAAGAACAGATATTTGTAATCACAAATAAAGAGTATGTAGCGCTTTCTCATCAGCAGCTTCCGGAAATTCCTGAAGAGAATATTGTCGGTGAACCGTTGATGAAAAATACGGCGGCATGTAATCTGTACATGGCCAACAAAATTGCTGAAATTGATCCGGATGCTACGATGATCGTTTTACCGGCAGATCATCTTATCCTTAAAGAAGATGTATTTTTGGAAAAAGTAGAGCTTGCATTTGATGTAGCTTCAAAACATGACTATCTGGTGACCCTGGGAATCACTCCTACAAGACCCGATACCGGATATGGATATATTCAGTTTGTAGAAAAAAAGGGCTCAGAATATTTTAAGGTTAAAACATTTACCGAAAAACCGATTCTGGAAATTGCTCAAAGCTTTTTAGAAAGTGGAGATTTCCTTTGGAATGCAGGAATATTTGTATGGAATGTAAAGAGTATTCACCATGCTTTTGACCTATATCTTCCTGAAATGATGCAGCATTTTATGGCTTGTGAATACAATTCAGAAAAAGAAAACAGCTGTATTGAAACCATTTACCCGAAGGTTCAGAAAATATCTATTGATAACGGGATTTTAGAAAAGGCAAAGAACGTATATGTAATTCCGTCCGATTTGGGATGGAGCGATCTGGGAACATGGACTTCGGTTTATGAGAATACAGATAAGGATAATGACGGAAATGCTGTGAAACTGAAGCACTTGCTTGCTTACAATTCAAAAGGAAATATTATCCGTTTAAAGAACAATAATAAGGCAGTGATCATTGATGGTCTCGAAAACTATATTATTGTAGATACAGATAAAGCACTTCTGATTTGTCCTCGTGACAATGATCAACTGATTAAAGATTATGTGCTTGATCTGAAAAGTTTCAAAAAAGGAGAGAGATTTATGTAA
- a CDS encoding GNAT family N-acetyltransferase, whose amino-acid sequence MSLKKQPNANKNYETERLIIRPMSLEDAEFIFELYNAPKFIQYIGNRGVNSLTDAENYIKNRFLPQIERLGYGNYLVITKEGNHKIGGVGIFEREGLDIVDIGYSLLEKFEGKGYAYEAAQKVKSIGMDEFGLPKISAIISKDNVSSQKLIEKLGLKFKKHVTLPGEDEELNYYETE is encoded by the coding sequence ATGAGCCTAAAAAAACAACCAAACGCAAATAAAAACTACGAAACCGAGCGATTGATCATCCGTCCGATGTCTTTGGAGGATGCCGAATTCATTTTTGAGTTATATAACGCCCCAAAATTTATCCAATATATAGGTAATCGCGGTGTAAATTCCCTTACTGACGCAGAAAACTACATTAAAAACAGATTTCTTCCACAGATTGAAAGATTAGGTTACGGAAATTATCTGGTGATTACCAAAGAAGGAAATCATAAAATAGGAGGAGTGGGAATTTTTGAAAGGGAAGGGCTTGATATCGTTGATATCGGATATTCTTTATTAGAAAAATTTGAAGGAAAGGGATATGCCTATGAAGCTGCACAAAAAGTAAAGTCGATAGGGATGGACGAATTCGGATTGCCAAAAATATCTGCCATTATTTCAAAAGATAACGTTTCTTCTCAAAAATTGATTGAAAAATTGGGATTAAAATTCAAGAAACATGTTACGCTTCCCGGTGAAGATGAAGAACTGAACTACTATGAAACAGAATAG
- a CDS encoding T9SS type A sorting domain-containing protein, producing MKKALLSGLVLLGLYANAQVNVTASSGTATATYTTLKGAFDAINTGVHQGNINLSITANTTETATAALNAVTTYSSIIIKPTVTATIGGAVASAPLVNIQGSNVTIDGSSTVGGTTKDLTISNTAATGSSVIYMGSAASAAPLTNVTIKNSILLNGTTGSTNLIIANGSTVAGYFNNITVQNNDIRTGFNGIFVLANTAAGNGNNLLITGNTVTNNIIQNAIYVAGVGGTSTISNNTIAISRPDAGSSTTPAGSLGINLGAGTNNATINGNTISAKNTSGSGINYVSGIAISPGTTNVSTNVYNNTITEISGALTYVNSSGVYVGGVTPNVKVYSNKMSGLKNTLTGNLMQAIVLGSSSTTANTLVYNNVISDVLATGAGQAAGIFVYSGAGYKIYNNTVNLNTSNSETGISAAFYVNSTNVTAAGALDVRNNILANNKTGGSRYSIYTSGASNTIFGNINYNDYFTTGTALGFIGSDKTALTDIQTGYGGNVNSLNIAPVFVSATDLHLDPSSNSGLDNKGTSLPEVTTDFSGTLRGAVPDMGAYEFTSTALGVSDVNAKAKEQISVYPNPFSEVIKISDVKGIKAIQINDLSGKSVKTLAPASEINLSDLTTGLYMITFQLENGTTKTLKIIKK from the coding sequence ATGAAAAAAGCTCTACTTTCGGGTCTGGTATTACTAGGCCTTTATGCAAATGCACAGGTTAACGTGACAGCAAGTTCAGGAACAGCAACCGCTACTTACACCACATTGAAAGGTGCCTTTGATGCAATTAATACAGGAGTGCATCAGGGAAATATCAATTTAAGCATTACTGCCAATACCACAGAGACAGCAACGGCAGCTTTAAATGCAGTTACTACATACTCTTCAATTATCATTAAGCCCACCGTTACGGCTACCATTGGTGGAGCTGTTGCATCGGCACCTCTTGTCAACATTCAGGGTTCTAATGTTACGATTGATGGGTCTTCCACTGTTGGAGGAACAACGAAAGATCTTACCATCAGTAATACTGCAGCAACAGGCTCTTCCGTTATTTATATGGGATCTGCAGCAAGTGCGGCTCCACTTACGAATGTGACTATTAAAAATTCGATTCTCCTTAACGGGACCACAGGTTCTACGAACTTAATCATTGCAAACGGATCGACGGTAGCAGGATATTTTAACAATATTACGGTTCAAAATAACGATATCAGAACCGGATTTAATGGTATTTTTGTTCTTGCCAACACCGCTGCCGGAAATGGAAACAACCTTCTAATAACCGGAAATACCGTAACCAATAATATTATTCAAAATGCAATTTATGTTGCAGGAGTAGGCGGAACGTCCACTATTAGTAATAACACTATTGCTATTTCCCGTCCGGATGCAGGTTCTTCAACCACTCCAGCAGGTTCTTTAGGAATTAACTTAGGCGCCGGAACTAACAATGCTACAATCAACGGCAATACAATCAGTGCTAAAAACACTTCAGGCAGTGGCATTAATTATGTATCGGGAATCGCTATTTCACCAGGAACAACCAATGTTTCCACGAATGTTTACAATAATACCATTACAGAAATCAGCGGAGCGCTAACCTATGTAAACAGCAGCGGAGTATATGTGGGAGGTGTAACTCCTAACGTAAAAGTATATTCTAATAAGATGTCCGGTCTTAAAAATACTCTTACAGGAAACTTAATGCAGGCTATTGTGTTAGGCTCTTCATCAACTACAGCTAATACACTGGTTTACAATAACGTTATTTCTGACGTTCTGGCAACAGGCGCAGGACAAGCTGCAGGAATATTTGTTTATTCAGGAGCGGGTTATAAAATTTATAACAATACGGTAAATCTTAATACTTCCAACTCGGAGACAGGAATATCTGCCGCTTTTTATGTAAACTCTACGAATGTAACTGCTGCGGGTGCTTTGGATGTCAGAAACAATATTTTAGCTAATAACAAAACGGGTGGTAGCAGATATTCAATCTATACATCCGGTGCTTCTAATACCATTTTTGGTAATATAAATTATAACGATTATTTTACCACCGGTACTGCATTAGGATTTATCGGATCTGACAAAACGGCATTAACGGATATTCAAACCGGATATGGAGGAAATGTAAATTCTCTTAACATTGCTCCGGTATTTGTAAGTGCAACGGATTTACATTTAGATCCTAGCTCAAATTCAGGCTTAGACAATAAAGGAACCTCTCTTCCGGAAGTTACTACAGACTTCAGTGGAACGTTAAGAGGAGCTGTTCCGGACATGGGCGCTTATGAATTTACAAGTACAGCTTTAGGTGTATCCGATGTGAATGCTAAGGCTAAAGAGCAGATCTCTGTTTACCCTAACCCTTTCAGTGAGGTAATTAAAATTTCAGATGTAAAAGGAATTAAAGCGATCCAAATCAATGATCTTTCCGGAAAAAGCGTGAAAACACTTGCTCCTGCTTCGGAAATCAACTTAAGTGATTTGACTACCGGATTGTATATGATTACCTTCCAGCTTGAAAATGGTACGACAAAAACGCTTAAAATTATTAAAAAATAA
- the bcp gene encoding thioredoxin-dependent thiol peroxidase encodes MLKVGDKLPEFEGINQDGETITSSKLIGKKLVIFFYPQANTPTCTVEACNLSDNYSKLEKAGFQLLGISGDSVKKQKNFHSKFAFPYDLIADENKGIIEKFGVWQEKKTFGKTYMGIVRTTFIFDEKGICTRVIEKVTSKTAADQILEG; translated from the coding sequence ATGCTGAAAGTTGGAGACAAATTACCAGAATTTGAAGGAATCAATCAGGATGGAGAAACAATAACTTCATCAAAACTAATCGGAAAGAAGCTTGTCATATTCTTTTATCCACAAGCCAATACTCCAACATGTACGGTGGAGGCCTGCAATTTGAGCGACAATTATTCTAAACTTGAAAAAGCAGGATTTCAGTTGTTGGGAATAAGCGGAGATTCTGTAAAGAAGCAGAAAAATTTTCACAGCAAATTTGCTTTCCCATACGATCTTATTGCTGATGAAAATAAAGGTATCATTGAGAAATTTGGAGTTTGGCAGGAGAAGAAAACTTTTGGTAAAACTTATATGGGAATTGTAAGAACTACCTTTATTTTCGACGAAAAAGGAATCTGTACCAGAGTTATTGAAAAAGTAACTTCCAAAACAGCTGCTGATCAAATACTTGAAGGATAA